A genome region from Rhodanobacter thiooxydans includes the following:
- the pdsR gene encoding proteobacterial dedicated sortase system response regulator: MGRSIAIVEDEPLIRANYVEALNRFGYDARGYGSRREASGAFAMRLPELVIIDIGLGDEPEGGFDLCRELRAKSATLPIIFLTARDSDFDVISGLRLGADDYLSKDTSLHQLAARIAALFRRIESLKVPASSETVIEHGPLKLESERMRITWNGEEIPLTVTEFWMVHTLIRFPGHVKNRDQLMREAELVVDDATITSHIKRIRKKFIAVAPEFDAIETVHGVGYRWKP; the protein is encoded by the coding sequence ATGGGCCGCAGCATTGCCATCGTCGAGGACGAACCGTTGATCCGCGCCAACTACGTCGAGGCGCTGAACCGTTTCGGCTACGACGCGCGCGGCTACGGCTCGCGCCGGGAGGCCTCCGGCGCCTTCGCGATGCGCCTGCCGGAGCTGGTGATCATCGACATCGGCCTGGGCGACGAGCCGGAGGGCGGCTTCGACCTGTGCCGCGAGCTGCGCGCGAAGTCGGCCACGCTGCCGATCATCTTCCTCACCGCGCGCGACTCGGATTTCGACGTGATCTCCGGCCTGCGCCTGGGCGCCGACGATTACCTTTCCAAGGACACCAGCCTGCACCAGCTGGCTGCGCGCATCGCCGCGCTGTTCCGCCGCATCGAGTCGCTGAAGGTGCCGGCCAGCAGCGAGACGGTGATCGAGCACGGCCCGCTGAAGCTGGAATCCGAGCGCATGCGCATCACCTGGAACGGCGAGGAGATTCCGCTCACCGTCACCGAATTCTGGATGGTGCACACGCTGATCCGCTTTCCCGGCCATGTGAAGAACCGCGACCAGCTGATGCGCGAGGCGGAGCTGGTGGTGGACGACGCCACCATCACCTCGCACATCAAGCGTATCCGCAAGAAGTTCATCGCGGTGGCGCCGGAGTTCGACGCGATCGAGACGGTGCACGGCGTGGGCTACCGGTGGAAGCCGTGA
- a CDS encoding efflux RND transporter permease subunit, whose product MSDPLPPMPSRAASLMNRIVGASLAQRFLVALLVLVLIGAGVHALHRLPVDAYPDLSPPSVEIVTQWPGHTAEEVERLITVPAERGMTGIPKTANVRSISLYGLSVVTLTFDIGTGNYFARQQVFNRLGGLELPDGVKPSVSPLSSPSGLIYRYVLQSSDRSPMELKTFEDWVVEPQYRAVAGVADDSGFGGGTMQYQVLLDPAKLAGVGLSATQVQAALAANNANAGGGFYSQGGQFYYVRGVGRLRTLEDIGNVVLAVHDGNPVLVKDVGRVVIGIAPRLGLFGYEKQNDAVEGVISLRTGEKTQDVLQRVEAKTQELNEQILPKDIKVHPFYDRSDLVTITTQVVRDNLLRGMLLVVVVLIFFLYDVRTGLIVAVTIPLSLLVAFIGLDLQGASANLLSIGAIDFGILVDAAVVMVENIHRQLADRAGTKFNVVEVIRDAAAEVDRPLFYAVAVIVVSFLPIYVLSGPSGTLFKPMADTMVFALVGSLAVTLTLLPVLCSWLMRKGVRERRNRMFEAIRSVYAKGLDFCLARAWLTTAVSALLLGLSLLLVPRIGAEFMPHLDEGALWVRATMPYTISFDESAKIAPQIRAILRSFPEVTTVASELGRPDDGTDHTGFFNVEFYVGLKPYAQWKGAYHDKAELIAAINRKLQVFPGISFNYTQPAEDAVDEAETGLKSALAVKVFGTDLNTLQAKGKAIKHVLEQVRGIRDVTLVQELGQPSLSITINRAVIARYGLNVDDINGLIQTAIGGDVATQVIQGEKQFDLVVRLDQPFRDNAEAIGNILVATPGGQQLPLKEFADIRVTSGASFIYRQDNSRYIGVQFSVEGRDLAGAVEDAIAQVDAKVKLQQGYRLDWGGEYKEYTASRAQLNLIVPLTVGLIFLLLFALYSNFKFPFITVLGVVLSAPAGGIIALWLTGTPFSVSSGIGFLALFGVSVQTAVVYISYVNELRRNGVGVAEAIREGAILRLRPIMMTALVAALGLLPAALATGVGTDTQRPFALVIVSGLFTRLLISVFLMPALYAIVARPDDRLEV is encoded by the coding sequence ATGAGCGACCCGCTGCCGCCCATGCCGTCGCGTGCGGCCTCGCTGATGAATCGCATCGTCGGTGCCTCGCTGGCGCAACGCTTCCTGGTCGCCTTGCTGGTGCTGGTGCTGATCGGCGCCGGTGTGCATGCGCTGCACCGCCTGCCGGTGGATGCCTACCCCGACCTGTCGCCGCCCAGCGTGGAGATCGTCACGCAGTGGCCGGGGCATACCGCCGAGGAAGTGGAGCGGCTGATCACGGTGCCGGCCGAGCGCGGCATGACCGGTATCCCGAAGACCGCCAACGTCCGCTCGATCTCGCTGTACGGCCTGTCGGTGGTCACGCTGACCTTCGACATCGGCACCGGCAACTATTTCGCGCGGCAGCAGGTGTTCAATCGGCTCGGTGGTCTCGAGCTTCCTGACGGCGTGAAGCCGTCGGTGTCGCCGCTGTCGTCGCCGTCGGGGCTGATCTACCGCTACGTGCTGCAGAGCTCCGACCGTTCGCCGATGGAGCTGAAGACGTTCGAGGACTGGGTGGTCGAGCCGCAGTACCGCGCGGTCGCCGGCGTGGCGGACGACTCCGGCTTCGGCGGCGGCACGATGCAGTACCAGGTGCTGCTCGACCCGGCCAAACTCGCCGGCGTCGGCCTGAGCGCAACGCAGGTGCAGGCCGCGCTGGCCGCCAACAACGCCAACGCCGGCGGCGGCTTCTATTCGCAGGGTGGCCAGTTCTACTACGTGCGCGGCGTGGGCCGGCTGCGCACGCTGGAGGACATCGGCAATGTGGTGCTGGCGGTGCACGACGGCAATCCGGTGCTGGTCAAGGACGTCGGCCGCGTGGTCATCGGCATCGCGCCGCGGCTGGGCCTGTTCGGTTACGAGAAGCAGAACGACGCGGTCGAGGGGGTGATCTCGCTGCGCACCGGCGAGAAGACCCAGGACGTGCTGCAGCGGGTCGAGGCGAAGACGCAGGAGCTCAACGAGCAGATCCTGCCGAAGGACATCAAGGTCCACCCGTTCTACGACCGCAGCGACCTGGTGACGATCACCACCCAGGTGGTCAGGGACAACCTGCTGCGCGGCATGCTGCTGGTCGTGGTGGTGCTGATCTTCTTCCTGTACGACGTGCGTACCGGGCTGATCGTGGCGGTCACCATCCCGCTGTCCCTGCTGGTCGCCTTCATCGGGCTGGACCTGCAGGGCGCCTCGGCCAACCTGCTGTCGATCGGCGCGATCGACTTCGGCATCCTGGTCGACGCGGCGGTGGTGATGGTGGAGAACATCCATCGCCAGCTCGCCGATCGCGCGGGCACGAAGTTCAACGTCGTCGAGGTGATCCGCGACGCGGCGGCGGAGGTCGACCGCCCGCTGTTCTACGCGGTGGCGGTGATCGTGGTCAGCTTCCTGCCGATCTACGTGCTGTCCGGGCCGTCCGGCACGCTGTTCAAGCCGATGGCGGACACCATGGTGTTCGCGCTGGTCGGCTCGCTCGCCGTTACGCTGACGCTGCTGCCGGTGCTGTGTTCGTGGCTGATGCGCAAGGGCGTACGCGAGCGGCGCAACCGCATGTTCGAGGCGATCAGGTCGGTCTATGCCAAGGGTCTGGATTTCTGCCTCGCCCGGGCATGGCTGACCACGGCGGTCTCGGCGTTGCTGCTGGGCTTGTCGCTGCTGCTGGTGCCGCGCATCGGCGCGGAGTTCATGCCGCACCTGGACGAGGGCGCGCTGTGGGTGCGCGCGACCATGCCGTACACCATCTCGTTCGACGAGTCGGCGAAAATCGCGCCACAGATCCGCGCCATCCTGCGCTCGTTCCCCGAGGTCACCACGGTTGCCTCGGAGCTGGGCCGGCCCGACGATGGCACCGATCACACCGGCTTCTTCAACGTCGAGTTCTACGTCGGCCTGAAGCCGTACGCGCAGTGGAAGGGCGCGTACCACGACAAGGCCGAACTGATCGCAGCGATCAACCGCAAGCTGCAAGTCTTCCCCGGCATCAGCTTCAACTACACCCAGCCGGCCGAGGACGCGGTGGACGAGGCCGAGACCGGCCTGAAGAGCGCGCTGGCGGTGAAGGTGTTCGGCACCGATCTGAACACGCTGCAGGCGAAGGGCAAGGCGATCAAACACGTGCTGGAACAGGTGCGCGGCATCCGTGACGTGACGCTGGTGCAGGAGCTCGGCCAGCCCAGCCTCAGCATCACCATCAACCGCGCGGTGATCGCCCGCTACGGCCTGAACGTGGACGACATCAACGGTCTGATCCAGACCGCGATCGGCGGCGACGTGGCCACCCAGGTGATCCAGGGCGAGAAGCAGTTCGATCTGGTCGTGCGGCTGGACCAGCCGTTCCGCGACAACGCCGAGGCGATCGGCAACATCCTGGTGGCCACGCCCGGCGGCCAGCAGCTGCCGCTGAAGGAATTCGCCGATATCCGGGTGACCAGCGGCGCCTCCTTCATCTACCGGCAGGACAACTCGCGCTACATCGGCGTGCAGTTCTCGGTGGAAGGCCGCGACCTGGCCGGCGCGGTGGAGGATGCGATCGCCCAGGTCGACGCGAAGGTGAAGCTGCAACAGGGCTACCGGCTGGACTGGGGCGGCGAGTACAAGGAATACACCGCTTCGCGCGCGCAGCTGAACCTGATCGTGCCGCTCACCGTGGGTTTGATCTTCCTGCTGCTGTTCGCGCTGTACAGCAACTTCAAGTTCCCCTTCATCACCGTGCTCGGCGTGGTGCTGTCCGCGCCGGCCGGCGGCATCATCGCGCTGTGGCTGACCGGCACGCCGTTCTCGGTGTCCTCGGGCATCGGCTTCCTCGCGCTGTTCGGCGTCTCGGTGCAGACCGCGGTGGTGTACATCTCCTACGTCAACGAGCTGCGCCGCAACGGCGTCGGCGTGGCCGAGGCGATCCGCGAAGGCGCGATCCTGCGCCTGCGTCCGATCATGATGACCGCGCTGGTGGCCGCGCTCGGCCTGCTGCCGGCGGCGCTGGCCACCGGCGTCGGCACCGACACGCAGCGGCCGTTCGCGCTGGTCATCGTCAGCGGCCTGTTCACCCGCCTGCTGATCAGCGTGTTCCTGATGCCGGCGCT
- the trpE gene encoding anthranilate synthase component I, whose product MISRDEYDALVAQGHTRIPLVREVFSDLDTPLSVYLKLADGPYTFLFESVEGGATWGRYSIIGLPAKRVFRLHGHELEVEDSGEVSERRHLDDPLAEIEKLRAQYDVPRLPQLPAFSGGLVGYFGFETIGYIEPRLAQWDRADELRTPDVLLMLAEEVAVFDNLKGRLYLIVHADPAQPQAYAAAQRRLDALVYRLRQGGASYPQLTQSIALDEGDFKSSFTRDEFEAMVEKAKEYIRAGDIFQVVPSQRLSVGFNARPVDVYRALRALNPSPYMYFVDLGETQIVGSSPEILARLKDGKVVVRPLAGTRRRGATEAEDQALEAELLADPKERAEHVMLIDLGRNDLGRISETGSVEVSGSFAIERYSHVMHIVSQVQGTVRKGLSYMDVLKATFPAGTLSGAPKVRALEIIQELEPYKRNIYGGAIGWIGWWGDADTAIAIRTAVIHGGRLHVQAGAGIVFDSDPAAEWEETMNKGRALFRAVAQAAKGL is encoded by the coding sequence GTGATCTCCCGAGACGAATACGACGCGCTGGTGGCCCAGGGCCACACCCGCATCCCGCTGGTGCGCGAGGTGTTCTCCGACCTCGACACGCCGCTGTCGGTGTACCTGAAGCTGGCCGATGGCCCGTACACCTTCCTGTTCGAGTCGGTCGAGGGCGGCGCCACCTGGGGGCGCTATTCGATCATCGGCCTGCCGGCGAAGCGGGTGTTTCGCCTGCATGGGCATGAGCTCGAAGTGGAAGACTCCGGCGAAGTCAGCGAGCGCCGGCACCTGGATGATCCGCTGGCGGAAATCGAGAAGCTGCGCGCGCAGTACGACGTGCCGCGGCTGCCGCAGCTGCCCGCGTTCTCGGGCGGCCTGGTCGGCTACTTCGGCTTCGAGACGATCGGCTACATCGAGCCGCGCCTCGCGCAGTGGGATCGCGCCGACGAATTGCGCACGCCCGACGTGCTCCTGATGCTGGCCGAGGAAGTGGCCGTATTCGACAACCTCAAGGGCCGGCTGTACCTGATCGTGCATGCGGACCCCGCGCAGCCGCAGGCGTATGCCGCCGCGCAGCGCCGGCTCGATGCGCTGGTCTACCGGCTGCGCCAGGGCGGCGCGTCATATCCGCAGCTCACGCAGTCGATCGCGCTGGACGAGGGCGACTTCAAGTCCTCGTTTACCAGGGACGAGTTCGAGGCGATGGTGGAGAAGGCGAAGGAGTACATCCGCGCCGGCGACATCTTCCAGGTGGTGCCGTCGCAGCGTCTCAGCGTCGGCTTCAACGCGCGGCCGGTGGACGTGTACCGCGCGCTGCGCGCACTGAACCCGTCGCCGTACATGTACTTCGTCGACCTCGGCGAAACGCAGATCGTGGGCTCCTCGCCGGAGATCCTGGCGCGGCTGAAGGACGGCAAGGTGGTGGTGCGCCCGCTCGCCGGCACGCGCAGGCGCGGTGCCACGGAAGCGGAAGACCAGGCGCTGGAAGCCGAGCTGCTGGCCGACCCGAAGGAGCGCGCCGAGCACGTGATGCTGATCGACCTCGGCCGCAACGACCTGGGCCGGATCAGCGAGACCGGCAGCGTGGAGGTGAGCGGCTCGTTTGCGATCGAGCGCTACTCGCACGTGATGCACATCGTGTCGCAGGTGCAGGGCACGGTGCGCAAAGGCTTGAGCTATATGGACGTGCTGAAGGCCACCTTCCCGGCCGGCACGCTCTCGGGCGCGCCGAAGGTGCGCGCGCTGGAGATCATCCAGGAACTGGAACCGTACAAGCGCAACATCTACGGCGGCGCGATCGGCTGGATCGGCTGGTGGGGCGACGCCGACACCGCCATCGCGATCCGCACCGCGGTGATCCATGGCGGCCGCCTGCACGTGCAGGCCGGCGCCGGCATCGTGTTCGACTCCGATCCCGCCGCCGAGTGGGAGGAGACGATGAACAAGGGCCGCGCGCTGTTCCGCGCGGTGGCGCAGGCGGCGAAGGGGCTGTAG
- a CDS encoding ATP-binding protein has protein sequence MTLRRKLLLVALCTLALPVAGWLYVRQMETLLREGQAQALLASANAVARSLVVTGAVAPASGRGWYVQQAANPITVDGYGDDWAPLTPWSQPLGTNGKLLLAVDDDGLYLYADVRDTRRTRADAGDANALAADHLILVLGNAEGRRRYLLASAAPGPLTAQPLDPPVEGLPELIAAQWQEDGSGYRVELRLPRDLKLRTLGIGVYDTAAGGDRLAADTRPLLSYSGKLAGELAQLVPDRVQARVLAPQGWLLARSGRLNTMPGSDGQPGWFAALVYRSLLATRLEDANLWAQDVPRLDTREVAEAGAGQPVSVWRSGEERGSVVLAAAVPIGHAGRVGGVLLLEQASRSVPLLANRALFGLLLTSFGVLLVAGGILLLFATKLSLRLGRLRNAAERAQLNDGRLDGLFERGKFPMTDAPDEIGDLARSFERLFEVVGSYTDYLRTLASKLSHELNTPLAIVKSSLDNLEHAALPAEAQPYLARARDGVARLGALVRAMSESSRMERSILAAEPEDVDLRDVVRGCADAYRPLIGARRLDCTLPDALLPLHCAPELIAQALDKLLDNALSFTPPDGWLRLALRATPDGAEIELANQGPPLPAAMQGRLFDSLVSLRDKATPGGVPHLGLGLYVVRLVAERHGGIASARNLDDGSGVAFTLRLRGMPRQRLSG, from the coding sequence ATGACGCTGCGCCGCAAGCTGCTGCTGGTCGCACTGTGCACGCTGGCGCTGCCGGTGGCCGGCTGGCTGTACGTGCGGCAGATGGAAACGCTGCTGCGCGAAGGCCAGGCGCAGGCGCTGCTGGCGTCGGCGAATGCGGTGGCGCGCAGCCTGGTGGTGACCGGCGCGGTGGCGCCGGCATCGGGCCGGGGCTGGTACGTGCAACAGGCAGCCAATCCGATCACCGTGGACGGCTACGGCGACGACTGGGCGCCGCTGACGCCGTGGAGCCAGCCGCTTGGCACGAACGGCAAGCTGTTGCTGGCCGTAGACGACGACGGGCTGTACCTCTACGCCGACGTGCGCGACACCCGCCGCACGCGTGCCGACGCCGGCGATGCGAATGCGCTGGCGGCTGATCACCTGATCCTCGTGCTGGGCAACGCGGAAGGCCGGCGCCGCTACCTGCTGGCCAGCGCGGCGCCCGGTCCGCTCACCGCGCAGCCGCTCGATCCTCCGGTGGAGGGCCTGCCCGAGCTGATCGCCGCGCAGTGGCAGGAAGACGGCAGCGGTTACCGGGTCGAGTTGCGCCTGCCGCGTGATCTCAAGCTGCGCACGCTCGGCATCGGCGTGTACGACACGGCCGCGGGCGGCGACCGGCTGGCCGCCGATACGCGGCCACTGCTCAGCTATTCGGGCAAGCTTGCCGGCGAGCTGGCGCAGCTGGTGCCCGACCGCGTGCAGGCGCGCGTGCTGGCGCCGCAGGGCTGGCTGCTGGCACGCAGCGGCCGCCTGAACACGATGCCCGGCAGCGACGGCCAGCCAGGCTGGTTCGCCGCGCTGGTCTACCGCTCGCTACTGGCGACGCGGCTGGAAGATGCAAACCTGTGGGCGCAGGACGTGCCGCGGCTGGACACCCGCGAAGTGGCCGAGGCGGGTGCCGGTCAGCCGGTATCGGTGTGGCGCAGCGGCGAGGAGCGCGGCAGCGTGGTGCTGGCCGCCGCGGTGCCGATCGGACATGCCGGCCGGGTCGGTGGCGTGCTGCTGCTGGAGCAGGCCAGCCGCAGCGTGCCGCTGCTCGCCAACCGTGCGTTGTTTGGTCTGCTGCTGACCAGCTTCGGCGTGCTGCTGGTCGCCGGCGGCATCCTGCTGCTGTTCGCCACCAAGCTCAGCCTGCGGCTGGGCCGCCTGCGCAACGCGGCCGAGCGCGCCCAGCTCAACGATGGACGTCTGGACGGCCTGTTCGAACGCGGCAAGTTCCCGATGACCGACGCGCCCGACGAGATCGGCGACCTGGCGCGCAGCTTCGAGCGGCTGTTCGAGGTGGTCGGCAGCTACACCGATTACCTGCGCACGCTGGCCTCGAAGCTTTCGCACGAACTCAACACGCCGCTGGCGATCGTGAAATCGTCGCTGGACAACCTCGAGCATGCCGCCTTGCCGGCCGAGGCGCAGCCGTACCTGGCGCGCGCCCGCGACGGCGTGGCGCGGCTGGGCGCACTGGTGCGCGCGATGAGCGAGTCGAGCCGGATGGAACGCTCGATCCTTGCCGCCGAACCTGAGGACGTCGACCTGCGTGACGTGGTGCGCGGCTGTGCCGATGCCTACCGGCCACTGATCGGGGCGCGCCGGCTCGACTGCACACTGCCTGATGCGCTGCTGCCGTTGCACTGCGCGCCCGAGCTGATCGCGCAGGCGCTGGACAAGCTGCTCGACAACGCATTGTCGTTCACGCCGCCGGATGGCTGGCTGCGTCTCGCGCTGCGCGCCACACCCGATGGCGCCGAGATCGAGCTGGCCAACCAGGGCCCGCCGCTGCCTGCGGCGATGCAGGGCCGGCTATTCGACTCGCTGGTCAGCCTGCGCGACAAGGCCACCCCCGGCGGGGTCCCGCACCTGGGTCTGGGCCTGTACGTGGTGCGGCTGGTCGCCGAACGCCACGGCGGCATCGCCAGCGCACGCAACCTCGACGACGGCAGCGGCGTGGCGTTCACCCTGCGCTTGCGCGGTATGCCGCGACAACGGCTGAGTGGCTGA
- the rpe gene encoding ribulose-phosphate 3-epimerase: protein MSKQTPVIAPSILAADFARLGEDTAAALAAGADWVHFDVMDNHYVPNLTIGPMVLQSLRKYGIIAPVDVHLMVKPVDRIVPDFAKAGASLISFHPEASEHVDRTLGLIRESGCQAGLVFNPATPLDYLDYVMDKLDLILIMSVNPGFGGQKFIPGALDKLRQARARIEASGRAIRLEVDGGVTAQNIGAIAGAGADTFVAGSAIFHAPDYVAEIAAMRKAIA, encoded by the coding sequence ATGAGCAAGCAAACCCCTGTCATTGCCCCGTCCATTCTCGCTGCCGATTTCGCCCGGCTCGGCGAGGACACCGCCGCCGCACTGGCCGCGGGCGCCGACTGGGTACATTTCGACGTGATGGACAACCATTACGTGCCAAACCTCACGATCGGCCCGATGGTGCTGCAGTCGCTGCGCAAGTACGGCATCATCGCGCCGGTCGATGTGCACCTGATGGTCAAGCCGGTCGACCGCATCGTGCCGGATTTCGCCAAGGCCGGCGCCAGCCTGATCAGCTTCCACCCGGAGGCGAGCGAGCACGTCGACCGTACGCTGGGCCTGATCAGGGAATCGGGCTGCCAGGCCGGACTGGTGTTCAACCCGGCCACGCCACTGGACTACCTCGACTATGTGATGGACAAGCTCGACCTGATCCTGATCATGTCGGTCAACCCCGGTTTTGGCGGGCAGAAGTTCATCCCCGGCGCGCTGGACAAGTTGCGCCAGGCGCGTGCGCGCATCGAGGCCAGCGGCCGCGCGATCAGGCTGGAAGTCGACGGCGGCGTCACCGCGCAGAATATCGGCGCGATCGCCGGCGCCGGTGCCGACACCTTCGTCGCCGGCTCGGCGATCTTCCACGCTCCGGATTACGTGGCCGAGATCGCCGCGATGCGCAAGGCGATCGCTTGA
- a CDS encoding efflux RND transporter periplasmic adaptor subunit codes for MAFALALGAVLAAAGCSSRSEAQHAAASDTPQNVTMTPAQRQRIHLFTVAPASFHRAIETTGVVDFDNDQATGVLAPFSGPVLRVLVAPGDQVHQGQPLALVDSPDFAAAIGAYRKALASARNARKLADTDQDLLQHQGVSRREAEQAQTDAASAEADRDAALQALVALHVDAGTIEAIQSGRTVARTQGIIRAPVAGTVVEKLISPGQLLQAGTTPCFTVADLSKVWVMAQVTAAELAGIRVGDPAQAEAAAGGELAGTLDNIAAVVNPNTRAIAARIVVPNPQGALRKQMYVRVRIQSRQASKGLLVPASALLRDDDNLPFVYLAQADGSFARRHVTTGSRTGDDYLVSDGLRPGDRIVVDGGIFVQFMQNQ; via the coding sequence GTGGCATTCGCGCTCGCGCTGGGCGCGGTGCTTGCTGCGGCCGGCTGTTCCTCCAGGTCCGAAGCGCAACACGCTGCGGCATCCGACACGCCGCAGAACGTGACGATGACGCCGGCGCAGCGCCAGCGCATCCATCTGTTCACCGTCGCGCCGGCCAGCTTCCATCGCGCGATCGAGACCACCGGCGTGGTGGATTTCGACAACGACCAGGCGACCGGCGTGCTCGCGCCGTTCTCCGGACCGGTGTTGCGCGTGCTGGTGGCGCCGGGCGACCAGGTGCACCAGGGCCAGCCGCTGGCGCTGGTGGACTCGCCGGACTTCGCCGCCGCGATCGGCGCCTATCGCAAGGCACTGGCCAGTGCGCGCAACGCCCGCAAATTGGCCGACACCGACCAGGACCTGCTGCAGCACCAAGGCGTATCGCGGCGCGAGGCCGAGCAGGCGCAGACCGACGCCGCCAGCGCCGAAGCCGACCGCGATGCAGCGTTGCAGGCGCTGGTGGCGCTGCATGTCGACGCCGGCACGATCGAGGCGATCCAGTCCGGCCGCACGGTGGCGCGCACGCAGGGCATCATCCGCGCACCGGTCGCCGGTACCGTGGTGGAAAAGCTGATCAGCCCCGGGCAGCTGTTGCAGGCGGGCACGACGCCGTGCTTCACCGTGGCCGACCTGTCCAAGGTGTGGGTGATGGCGCAGGTGACGGCAGCGGAGCTTGCCGGAATCCGGGTCGGCGACCCGGCGCAGGCCGAGGCTGCAGCGGGTGGCGAGCTGGCGGGCACGCTGGACAACATCGCCGCGGTGGTGAACCCGAACACTCGTGCGATTGCCGCGCGCATCGTGGTGCCGAACCCGCAGGGCGCGCTGCGCAAACAGATGTACGTGCGCGTGCGGATCCAGTCGCGCCAGGCCAGCAAGGGCCTGCTGGTTCCGGCGTCGGCGCTGCTGCGCGACGACGACAACCTGCCGTTCGTCTATCTCGCCCAGGCCGACGGCAGCTTCGCGCGGCGGCACGTCACGACGGGTTCGCGCACGGGTGACGACTACCTGGTCAGCGACGGCCTCAGGCCGGGCGACCGAATCGTGGTCGACGGCGGCATCTTCGTGCAGTTCATGCAGAACCAATGA
- a CDS encoding efflux transporter outer membrane subunit, whose protein sequence is MRLDEQACASDPVVASTSLNAISCRVLRRIGTLYRCVSDLLAKTRPHERPVVRVLAGTVDMMAAMIGRARSLRSTAWLPLWRLLAAVVVLGLAGCAVGPDFQRPAAPAVGRLTAAPLPTTTAGADVAGGQPQRFVLDADIPAQWWTLFHSAELNALIEQSLAHNSDLKAAQAALAVAHENARAQRGAYYPAVNAGFSATRQKQSQQVAPGPNYPVVPQEYLYSFFTPQLSISYAPDLFGLNRRTVESLQAQEQSVRFQMIAARITLSTNVVAAAVQQASLREQIAASRELIAIDSKMVDILRYQLAKGYAGRLDLAAQESQLAQLQATLPPLLTRLDQQNDLLAVLAGRLPSGAPAPAFDLASLHLPQQLPLSLPSRLVAQRPDVRQAEANMHAASANIGVAIANRLPNVSLTANAGSTAVAIGQVFKSGTGFWGIGADIAAPIFHGGSLLHQERAAKAAYVQASEQYRSTVLTAFQNVADTLAALQHDAEGLQAASSAAQAAKLTLDLSQRQYKDGYAGYLSLLGAEQGYQQARIALVQAQASRYADTAALFQALGGGWWNAADGAQAHSAATQPRPSDSDHAKADRDSDEK, encoded by the coding sequence GTGCGACTCGACGAGCAGGCCTGCGCGTCGGACCCCGTGGTTGCCAGCACATCGTTGAACGCAATTTCTTGCAGGGTTTTGCGGCGAATTGGTACGTTATATCGTTGCGTCTCCGATCTTCTCGCCAAGACGCGCCCGCATGAACGACCCGTGGTTCGAGTGCTTGCCGGCACCGTCGACATGATGGCTGCGATGATCGGGCGAGCGCGCTCATTGCGATCCACGGCGTGGTTGCCGTTGTGGCGTCTGCTTGCGGCTGTCGTCGTGCTGGGTCTCGCCGGGTGCGCGGTGGGGCCGGATTTTCAGCGGCCGGCCGCACCCGCAGTCGGCCGCCTGACCGCCGCCCCGCTGCCGACCACCACCGCCGGTGCGGATGTCGCGGGCGGGCAGCCGCAGCGCTTCGTCCTGGACGCCGACATTCCCGCGCAGTGGTGGACACTGTTCCATTCCGCCGAGCTCAATGCGCTGATCGAACAATCGCTGGCGCACAACTCCGATCTGAAGGCCGCGCAGGCAGCGTTGGCGGTGGCGCACGAGAATGCCCGGGCGCAGCGCGGTGCCTACTACCCCGCGGTCAACGCCGGCTTCTCGGCTACCCGCCAGAAGCAATCACAGCAGGTTGCGCCCGGGCCGAACTATCCGGTGGTACCCCAGGAGTATCTGTACAGCTTCTTCACTCCGCAGCTCAGCATTTCGTATGCGCCGGACCTGTTCGGCCTGAACCGGCGCACGGTGGAGTCGCTGCAGGCGCAGGAGCAGTCCGTGCGTTTCCAGATGATCGCCGCCCGCATCACGCTGAGTACCAACGTGGTGGCGGCGGCCGTGCAGCAGGCCTCGTTGCGGGAGCAGATCGCCGCGAGCCGCGAGCTGATCGCGATCGACTCGAAAATGGTGGACATCCTGCGCTACCAGCTGGCCAAGGGGTATGCCGGCCGGCTCGATCTCGCCGCGCAGGAATCGCAGCTGGCCCAGCTGCAGGCCACGCTGCCGCCGTTGCTGACCCGGCTGGATCAGCAGAACGATTTGCTGGCGGTGCTGGCCGGGCGGTTGCCCAGTGGGGCGCCGGCGCCGGCATTCGATCTGGCCAGCCTGCACTTGCCGCAGCAACTGCCGCTGAGCCTGCCATCCAGGCTGGTGGCACAGCGTCCGGACGTGCGCCAGGCCGAGGCGAACATGCATGCGGCCAGCGCCAATATCGGCGTGGCGATCGCGAATCGGTTGCCGAATGTTTCATTGACCGCGAACGCGGGCAGCACCGCGGTGGCGATCGGCCAGGTGTTCAAGAGCGGTACGGGCTTCTGGGGCATCGGTGCCGATATCGCCGCGCCGATTTTTCACGGCGGCAGCCTGCTGCACCAGGAACGCGCCGCCAAGGCGGCCTACGTGCAGGCGTCCGAGCAATACCGCAGCACGGTGCTGACGGCGTTCCAGAATGTGGCCGATACGCTGGCCGCATTGCAGCACGACGCCGAAGGCCTGCAGGCGGCGAGCAGCGCCGCACAGGCGGCGAAGCTCACCCTGGATCTGTCGCAGCGGCAGTACAAGGACGGCTATGCCGGCTACCTGTCGCTGCTCGGTGCCGAGCAGGGCTACCAGCAGGCGCGCATCGCGCTGGTGCAGGCGCAGGCCAGCCGCTACGCCGACACCGCGGCGCTGTTCCAGGCGCTGGGCGGTGGCTGGTGGAACGCCGCGGACGGCGCGCAGGCCCATTCCGCAGCGACGCAGCCACGCCCCTCCGATTCGGATCACGCCAAGGCAGACCGGGACAGCGATGAAAAGTAG